The Tripterygium wilfordii isolate XIE 37 chromosome 4, ASM1340144v1, whole genome shotgun sequence genome has a window encoding:
- the LOC119997525 gene encoding AFG1-like ATPase, with amino-acid sequence MRRVLGSVPYIRLALRNQKHNYTSSSAKLQEHLRSANSAYRLTNNAEIHRSVGVQPSCITSRSLSTDNAPVTDGDLNRGGPLVEYERRISVGELVDGDDFQVGTLRELQRLYDELVESADSCQLDRYTASKKAARSRWLWSRFLPQSSYSPVKGLYLYGGVGTGKTMLMDLFYDQLPCNWRRRRIHFHDFMLNVHSCLRKHKGVEDPLEVVAGEIYDESVLLCLDEFMVTDVADALILNRLFKHLFSNGVILVVTSNRAPDNLYEGGLQRDLFLPFIATLKERCISHEIGSSVDYRKMTSAEEGFYFFGKDKSSLLKQKFQLLIEAETASPQEVEVVMGRTLQVPLGANGCAYFPFEELCDRPLGAADYFGLFKKFHTLALEGVPIFGLHNRTSAYRFVTLVDVMYENKARLLCTAEGSPQELFRQVVTISDAQHIAPRTSSRSRKSDDSDLCVDNELGFAKDRTISRLTEMNSKEYLEQHDSIVAEKKLSQDGINADVLEA; translated from the exons ATGAGAAGAGTTTTAGGATCTGTTCCCTATATTCGACTGGCTTTGCGGAATCAAAAACATAATTACACAAGTAGTTCTGCGAAATTGCAAGAACATTTGAGAAGTGCCAATTCTGCTTATAGGCTCACCAACAATGCTGAAATCCATAGATCAGTAGGGGTACAACCCTCATGTATTACCTCTAGGTCTCTGTCAACTGATAATGCTCCAGTTACTGATGGAG ATTTGAATAGGGGAGGGCCTCTTGTGGAATATGAACGGAGAATTTCCGTAGGTGAGTTGGTCGATGGTGATGACTTTCAG GTAGGAACACTAAGAGAACTTCAGAGACTTTATGATGAACTTGTTGAGTCTGCTGATAGTTGCCAGTTAGATCGCTACACAGCTTCCAAGAAAGCTGCAAG GAGCAGATGGTTATGGTCTCGTTTCTTGCCCCAGTCCTCATACTCACCTGTCAAAGGGCTGTATCTTTATGGCGGAGTTGGAACAGGAAAAACTATGTTGATGGACTTATTCTATGATCAATT GCCCTGTAATTGGAGGAGAAGGCGGATCCATTTTCATGACTTCATGTTGAATGTCCATAGCTGTTTGCGA AAGCACAAGGGTGTGGAAGATCCACTTGAAGTTGTTGCAGGGGAGATATACGATGAATCCGTTTTATTATGTCTAGATGAATTTATG GTGACTGATGTTGCTGATGCATTGATACTAAACCGTCTTTTTAAACATTTATTCAGCAATGGTGTT ATTCTTGTGGTCACTTCAAATCGTGCTCCAGATAATCTCTATGAAGGTGGATTGCAGAGGGATCTTTTTTTACCCTTCATTGCCACTTTGAAG GAAAGATGTATATCGCATGAAATTGGTTCATCGGTAGACTATCGGAAAATGACTTCG GCTGAggaaggtttttatttttttggaaaagaTAAGTCAAGCCTCCTTAAGCAGAAGTTTCAACTCCTGATTGAGGCAGAAACAGCTAGCCCGCAAGAAGTGGAAGTAGTGATGGGAAGGACATTGCAG GTTCCTTTGGGTGCTAATGGATGTGCATATTTTCCTTTTGAGGAGCTTTGTGACAGACCTCTTGGAGCTGCTGACTACTTTGGATTATTCA AGAAGTTTCATACTCTAGCATTGGAAGGTGTCCCCATTTTTGGACTGCACAACAGGACATCAGCATATAGGTTTGTCACATTGGTTGAT GTGATGTATGAGAACAAAGCCAGACTACTGTGCACAGCTGAAGGGAGTCCTCAAGAACTTTTCAGACAGGTGGTAACAATATCTGATGCCCAGCACATCGCACCCAGAACCTCTTCCAGATCAAGGAAAAGTGATGATTCCGACCTTTGTGTGGACAACGAACTGGGATTTGCGAAAGACCGGACCATTAGCAG GTTAACAGAGATGAACAGCAAAGAGTACTTAGAGCAGCACGATTCCATTGTAGCAGAGAAGAAACTTTCGCAGGATGGCATCAATGCGGATGTCCTTGAAGCCTGA